ACCGTCGAGTCGCGACCCCGCCCCACGCGCGGGCCGCAGCCGCGCTCCAGCAGCGCTTGGCCCTCGAACTCCTCAACCAGCGCATGACTTCCCACCGGCGCATCCGGCGCGCCAAGCACCCCGTCGAGGAGTCGCTCGAAGGCGCTGGCGAGACGCTCGATCGTCGCGTGGTCGAACAGATCCCGCTTGTACATCCACGCTAGCGACATGCCGTGTGCCGTTTCCGTGGCCGTGAGGTCGAGATCGAAACGAACGTGCCGGTACTCGTCGTGGATCAGCTCAACCTGCGCCCCAGGCAAACTCAACTGTTCGGTCACGTAGTTCTGCAGGACGAACTTGACCTGACACAGGGGCAGGTAGCGCAGGTCACGGTCCGTGCACAGAGCGTCCACCAGCACCTCGTAGGGCACATGCTGGTGCGAGAAGGCCTCCAGTATCACGTCGCGAGACTGGGACAGCATGTCGCGGAACGACTGCGACGGATCCAGCTTGCTGCGAATGATCAAGTTGTTCAGGAAATTGCCGATGAGCCCTTCCACATCCGCGTGCGCACGGCCGGCCGTCGGCGTGACCACGGCGACGTCATCGCTGGCGCTCCAGCGCCCCAGAAGCAGGGCAAACACGCTCTGCAACAGCATGAAGGTGCTGGCGTCGTGGAACTCCGCGAGGCGGCGAATGCGCGCGCAGGTCCCGGTCGAGAGCTGCCTATGCACTACGCTAGCAGCGTAGCCCTGCCGCGCTGGCCACGGCCGATCCAGGGGCAGCGCATGGACCTCGGGCATCCCGTCGAGGCGGTCGCGCCACACGGCAAGGCCATCGGCCAACGCCTCGGGGCCGAGGGTGGCGCGTTGCCATTGGGCATAGTCGGCATACTGAATCGGCAGCGGCGCGAGTTCGGCGGAGGTCTCCTCCAGCGCGGCCGTGTACAGAGCCACCAAATCCCGTATCAGGGTGGCCAGAGACCAGCCGTCAGAGGCGATGTGGTGCATCGTGAGCAGCACGATGTGCTCTTCGACGCCGAGCTGCAGAACTCTACAGCGCAGCATCAGATCGTGATCTAGCCTAAAGGGCTTACTCGCCTCCGCATCGATATGCGCTTGGACCTGCGGATCGCTGAGCGCGTGCCCGCAGAGCGCTACGCTCTCCAAGGCAACGGACGCCGCCGGCCGCACCACCTGCGCGTCCTCGCAGTAGACCGTACGCAAGATCTCGTGGCGTTCGACCAAGCCGTCGAGGGCCTGCTGCAGGGCCCGCAGATCTAGGGCGCCAACCACGCGAATGGCCCCGGGGAGGTTGTACTGGCTGCTCGACTGCTCCAATGAGTCGACGAACCAAAGGCGCTGCTGGGCAAAGGACAGGGCCAAGGGCACCTCGCGCGAGGCCCGGGGAATGGCGCTGAATTGCTGGTCCTGCTGACCCTCGATGAAGCTGGCGAGGGAGCGGATCGTGCGGTGATCGAACACGGCGACCACGGGGACGTCCTTGGCGAACTCCTTGGAAGCCTCGCTGGCAATGCTCGCTGCGAGCAGGGAGTGACCACCGAGTTCGAAGAAGTCAGCCTCGGCGCTGAGCTGCGTGACACCGAAGATGCGGCACCACAGGGCGCTGATGCGACGTTCCGTCTCCGTGGCCGGCGCCACGTGCTCCGCCGGCGAGTAGAACTCGAAGGGCGGCAACCCCTTGCGATCGAGCTTGCCACTCGGCGTACGCGGCAGCTCGGCCACGATTTGGTAGCCATGAGGGTGCATGTATGCGGGCAGGCTTTGCGCCAGCGTCGCCTTGGCGCTCTCGATCAGCGCTTGCTCGGCGCTCGCCGCGTCGTGTTCCGTATCCGTTCCATCGGCGATGAGGAAGGCGCCCAAGCGCCAGCGGCCCTCACGCTCGACGGCAACGACGGCGGCACCGGCGACGGCGGGGCAAGCGGCCAAGGCCGACTCCACTTCCTCCAGTTCGATGCGAAAGCCGTTGATCTTGACCTGCGAGTCCGCGCGGCCCAGGTACTCGAGCTCGCCGCTGGCCAGCCAACGGACCACATCGCCGGTACGGAACCATCGCTGCGCTGGCCGATCCGCGAGCGTGACGAAGCGCTGCGCCGTGAGTTCGGGGCGGTTGAGGTACTCGCGTGCCAGGCCCGGGCCGCTGATGTACAGCTCACCGGCATGCCCCGCAGGCACGGGGTTTTGCTTGCCATCCAGAATCCGTAGCCGCGCGTGTGCGGGCGGGGTACCGATGGGCACCGTCGCGTAGCTAGGCAGGCATTGCGGCGTGCACTCGAAGCACGCGCTCCAGACGCACGCCTCCGTGGGGCCGTATTCGTTATACAGACGCACGGCGCGCCAGGACGCCTCGAAGTGCGCTGCAACGAGTGTGCGTGCGCACGCGGATCCCGCGACGATGGCAACGCGCAGGGACGGCGGCGGCGACGGCAGGTGGCGCAGGAGCTGCCCATGCACGTCGGGCAAGGTCAGGTAGTGGGTTATCTCGTGGCGCACGAGGGCCTGCGCAAGCTTGCTGAAGTCAAACCCCTGCCCATGGGCAAACAGCACCAGGCGCCCGCCGCTGGTCAGGGTCCAGAACAGGCCCACGACGGAACTGTCGAAAGAGTAAGAAGACAGCAACAGGAACGCTTCCGGCGCATCTTCGTAGGTCTCCTCGCGAGCCCGCGTCGACGCCGCCAGCGCACCGTGTTCGATGAGCACACCCTTGGGCTTGCCCGTGGAACCAGACGTATAAATCACATAGGCCGGCGTCGTAGCATCGATCGACACCTCGTCGGCGCTGAGTTCCGCAGGCGAGTAAGCGGCGAATTGCTCATCGTGTAGCGCGCGGTCGACGAGCACGGCGCTTTGCGTATCCAGCTCCAACCACTGGAACAACTCCAGCTGCGTCAACACGACGCGCGCACCGGAGTCCTCGAGCATGAACTCGAGGCGCTCGCGCGGATAGGTCGGGTCCAGGGGCACGTAGCCGGCGCCAGCTTTCATGGCACCCAGCAACGCGACCACCATGTCGGTCGTGCGCTGGCAGCACACCCCGACGAAGTCCCCGGGACGGACGCCGTACTCCTCCACCAGTGCCCGCGCCAGCTGGTTGCTACGCGCACCGAGTTCGGCATAGGTCAGCTGCTCGTCATCGGACTCGACGGCGATCGCCTGCGGCGTTGCCGCCACCTGCCGCGCGATCGAGGTGAGCACCGGCGTTGCCTCGATGCAAGCCTCGCTGCGACCCCAACGGTCCAGCTGCGTGCGCTCTGCCGGCGGCAGCTCGCACAGGGCCGACAGCGCGCAGTCAGGTTGCGCTGCCGCCCTCGCGATCATGGCGCGCAAGCGTGCCCCGAGTAGCTGCGCCTCTGCCTCGGCGAAGTACGCCACGTTGTAGTCCAGCTGGATCTCCACGGGCTGGTGACGCCCCTGGTCCCAGACCACCACAGCCAAGGGCATGGGCTCGTGGTGATGGGTCAGGTAGTGGATGTCCGCGGGCTTGCCATCGATCAGCAGCTCGCTGTCCATCTTTAGATAGTTGAAACGTACGTCCGCCAGCGATGGCGCCCCATCGCCTGTCGTGCCTACGCTGCGCACGAGATCTCCGTAGGGCAGGCGACTGTGGCGATACCCCTTGCGCTGCACCTGACCTACGTATTCCATGAGCTGCGCCACGGTCCAATCGGCCTCGGGCGCGAAGCGCAAGATATTGGTGTTGGTGAACAGCCCGAGCATCTGCCGCTGGCCGCGGCCGCGCCGGTTGTGCACGGGCTGGGCCACGGCGAAGGGCTCGAACTGCGCCAAGGAGCCGACGTAGGTCACCACCACGGCCATCAGGAACTGCGCGAGCTGCCACCCCTGCGCCGCCACCTGCTCCTCGATTCGACTGAACTCGCCAGGGTCGTAGCTGAGCACGTGTCGCCCGCTGGGAACGCACTCGGGCGTCCGCACCAAGGGCTGGTAGTGCGGCGTCAGCACTCGCGGCGGTAGAGGCGCTAGCGTCTGCTCCCAATACGCCAAATCGCGTGCATGCTTTGTGGACTGGGCGTAGGCCATGTCGTCGGCCACGCTTGCGTACCACGGTGGCCCCAGGTCAACCGCCCCCATCGGGTCGGCGTAGAAGTGGGCGAGGCGCTTGCACAGGTTCGCAAAGGACCACCCATCCATGATGAGGTGGTGCGCGATGAACATGTACCAGTACTCGTTAGGCGCAACCTTCAGCAGGCGGCAGCGGTATAAATCGGCGTCCTGTGCTGGAAAGCGCTCGAGGAACTGCGCGTCCATCCACTCCCGTGCGCTCTCCCGGGCGCCCTGCTCGGCGCTGAAGTCGAGCACTTCGAGCGCCGCGCTGCGTTTGGCGCTGGAACGCTGCACCACCTCGCCGCTGCGCGAATACAGGCGTAGACCGAAAATCGGGTCCGTCTCGATGAGCCGTCCGTGGGCCCTCTGCAGCCGCCCTACATCGATGGCGCGAAAGGCGATGTAGCCACCGATGTTGAACTTCGGGTTGAGCGGTGAGCGCTGCTGATCGAAGTACACGTCGCGCTGAACGAGCGACAGGGGCATGTGCGTGTCGACGCTGACCCCACCATAGGAGTGCTCCGCGCCATCCCCGCTCTCACGTTGAATAAGATCATCCATCACAGCACGACTCTCGGCGTAGTCCCTATCGGCAACACGTTGCTCTTGCTGGCCGTTGCCTTACTGATCGAGCGAATCCGCCCGTCCTCCATGTGGATCAGTCGGTCCGCCACGTCGAAGTACCGATCATCGTGGGAGATCACGACGACGGCTTTCCCGCGCGCCTTCAGCTCCGGCAGGATCTCCGTGTAGAACACCACCTTGAAGCGCGGGTCCTGATCGGCGGCCCATTCGTCGAACAGGTACAGGTCGCTGTCCTCGATGAAGGACACGAGCAGGGCCAACCTGCGACGCTGCCCGTCCGACAGCTTGAGCGTGGAGAAGGCGCTGCCATCGAAGCTGACCTTATGATCGAGTTCGAGCATCTTCAGGTAGTGATTGACCTTTGCCGTGGCCTTGCTGCTTCTGACCATGAGCAGCTTTGCGAAGAGGTAGTAGTCCGAGTAGATCACCGAGATCTTTTGGCGAAAGGTCGTGATCGTCTGCTCATCGACGCGCACGGAATCGAAGTGGATCTTGCCGCCGTCGGGGCGGTAGTGCAGGGAGATCAATTTGCTGAGCGTGGATTTGCCGGACCCGTTGCCGCCCACGATGAAGGTGACGCTGCCGCGCTCCAGCGTGAAGCTTACGGGCCCGAGCTTGAAGGCCGCTTCGCCGCTCGCGTCCTTGTGCACGTAGGTCACGTCCGTGAACTCGAGCGTCTGCCAGCTCATGGGTTCGATGACCTTGTCGCTGACCCCCTCGCTTGGCAGAGCGCTCAGCAGCTGCTTGAGCTTGCGATAGGAGATCCCCGCGGACATGAGCTGTGGCACGAAGCTGAGCAACATCCCCACGGGACCTGAGACGTAGAGCAACACCATGATCACGCCCACTAGCTCTGCGCGCGTCAGTGTCGTGTGGTTGATGACGATGAAGCTCACGGCACCGATCACGAAGAACCCGATCAGGTTGCCGTAGTTCATGGCCACGCGAAGCACGCTCTGTCCGGTCTTCTGCGCCTGGCGCACCTTGCGCTCACTGTCCATGAGCACCTCGTCCAGAAACGCATCTCGCCGCAGGCGATTGAGCTTGAGCTCCTTTACGCCGTAGACGAGCCCTCGGATGCCCTCGTGAAGACTGTCCAAGTGATGCCTGGAGCGTGCCAGGTAGCGACGACCGATGAACACCGGCACCTGGTAGGTGACCACGCCTATGCCGATTGCCAGCAAAACGAAGGCCGCTACCTCGGCGTTTAGGTAGTAGAGGAACCCGAACAAGCCGAGCAAGGTCATCGCGCTCGTAAGCACCTCAGGCACCAGGCGCGCGCCACCGACGATGCGCGGCACGTCAGCCGTCAGCACGGCCATGAGGCGCGAGGGTCCTACGGACTCCACGGCGGCGAGCGGCGCGCGGGCCACCACGTTGTAAATGCGCGCCCGCAGGTCCGTGGTGACCGTGGCAGACACGCGAATCAGCAGCACCTGAGCCACCGTGCGGGCGATGAATGTCAGAGCGCACAGCACCACGAAGGTGACGGCGAAGCGCGCGTCGGAGACTTCCCAGTTCCCGAGGAACAGCGAGTCGCTTGCCTGCGGCGAGAAGCCGCCTGGGGTCGGCTGCACGATGTTCATGAGCAACGGGATCACCATCGCCACGCCAAAGCCCGCGGCGATGCCGAGCAACATGGCAATGAAGACCCGGTTCGGCGCCCGGGAGGTAAACAGACTGAGCACGCTCTAGCCCCTATCAGTAAGCGGTTAGTAACAGCACGCGATCCGACTGCGGGTGCGCGTCGCCCAATACGTAGTACTCCCCCTCTTGGAAAGGCACGAGCATGTCGTCGTAGTGCTCGCTGATGACGTTGCCCGACTGGCCTGTCGTGTTCATGTAGCTAAGGCGCGGCGGCTGGGTCAGCTCGATGACCATGCGAAAGGACGCGCCGAAGGTTTGGTTGTAGCCCTCAGATTCCTGATAGCTCGCATTGGCCACGTTGATGGAGTTGCTAAAGCCTCCGCTTGGCACCCGGCGCTCGAAGACGGAACTGAGAATCTTGGCGCTGCTGAAGGGCGTATGCTGGAACTTCGCCGCGTGCGCTTCGCCCCAGGCCCAGGTCTCCATCGGGCGATGGGACAGGAGCTTGTTGGTGGAGCGAATGGCCGCATCCAAGGACCGGTCGAGGATGTCCGCGCAGGACTCGGTGGCTTGCGTGGTGACGTCGTCGCACCAAAGGGAGTCGCCCTCTTCCAACACCTGAGTGATGACCGCCGCATCCACGGACCGGCGTATGCCGGTGAGCACGCGATTGGTCTCCGTCGTGTTCCAGAAGCCTTGGAACTCGTCGCGAAACAGCTGAAACCGCAGCTGGCGCAACCACGCCGCGGCGATCGTCGCCGCGCGACTGTCGCGGCTCATGTTGCCGTTCCAGTCGCGCAGCGCGGCCAGGGCCTGCGCCTGCGCTTGCGAGGTGGCTGAGTGCGCCAGCAGG
The DNA window shown above is from Pseudomonadota bacterium and carries:
- a CDS encoding cyclic peptide export ABC transporter, yielding MLSLFTSRAPNRVFIAMLLGIAAGFGVAMVIPLLMNIVQPTPGGFSPQASDSLFLGNWEVSDARFAVTFVVLCALTFIARTVAQVLLIRVSATVTTDLRARIYNVVARAPLAAVESVGPSRLMAVLTADVPRIVGGARLVPEVLTSAMTLLGLFGFLYYLNAEVAAFVLLAIGIGVVTYQVPVFIGRRYLARSRHHLDSLHEGIRGLVYGVKELKLNRLRRDAFLDEVLMDSERKVRQAQKTGQSVLRVAMNYGNLIGFFVIGAVSFIVINHTTLTRAELVGVIMVLLYVSGPVGMLLSFVPQLMSAGISYRKLKQLLSALPSEGVSDKVIEPMSWQTLEFTDVTYVHKDASGEAAFKLGPVSFTLERGSVTFIVGGNGSGKSTLSKLISLHYRPDGGKIHFDSVRVDEQTITTFRQKISVIYSDYYLFAKLLMVRSSKATAKVNHYLKMLELDHKVSFDGSAFSTLKLSDGQRRRLALLVSFIEDSDLYLFDEWAADQDPRFKVVFYTEILPELKARGKAVVVISHDDRYFDVADRLIHMEDGRIRSISKATASKSNVLPIGTTPRVVL
- a CDS encoding amino acid adenylation domain-containing protein gives rise to the protein MDDLIQRESGDGAEHSYGGVSVDTHMPLSLVQRDVYFDQQRSPLNPKFNIGGYIAFRAIDVGRLQRAHGRLIETDPIFGLRLYSRSGEVVQRSSAKRSAALEVLDFSAEQGARESAREWMDAQFLERFPAQDADLYRCRLLKVAPNEYWYMFIAHHLIMDGWSFANLCKRLAHFYADPMGAVDLGPPWYASVADDMAYAQSTKHARDLAYWEQTLAPLPPRVLTPHYQPLVRTPECVPSGRHVLSYDPGEFSRIEEQVAAQGWQLAQFLMAVVVTYVGSLAQFEPFAVAQPVHNRRGRGQRQMLGLFTNTNILRFAPEADWTVAQLMEYVGQVQRKGYRHSRLPYGDLVRSVGTTGDGAPSLADVRFNYLKMDSELLIDGKPADIHYLTHHHEPMPLAVVVWDQGRHQPVEIQLDYNVAYFAEAEAQLLGARLRAMIARAAAQPDCALSALCELPPAERTQLDRWGRSEACIEATPVLTSIARQVAATPQAIAVESDDEQLTYAELGARSNQLARALVEEYGVRPGDFVGVCCQRTTDMVVALLGAMKAGAGYVPLDPTYPRERLEFMLEDSGARVVLTQLELFQWLELDTQSAVLVDRALHDEQFAAYSPAELSADEVSIDATTPAYVIYTSGSTGKPKGVLIEHGALAASTRAREETYEDAPEAFLLLSSYSFDSSVVGLFWTLTSGGRLVLFAHGQGFDFSKLAQALVRHEITHYLTLPDVHGQLLRHLPSPPPSLRVAIVAGSACARTLVAAHFEASWRAVRLYNEYGPTEACVWSACFECTPQCLPSYATVPIGTPPAHARLRILDGKQNPVPAGHAGELYISGPGLAREYLNRPELTAQRFVTLADRPAQRWFRTGDVVRWLASGELEYLGRADSQVKINGFRIELEEVESALAACPAVAGAAVVAVEREGRWRLGAFLIADGTDTEHDAASAEQALIESAKATLAQSLPAYMHPHGYQIVAELPRTPSGKLDRKGLPPFEFYSPAEHVAPATETERRISALWCRIFGVTQLSAEADFFELGGHSLLAASIASEASKEFAKDVPVVAVFDHRTIRSLASFIEGQQDQQFSAIPRASREVPLALSFAQQRLWFVDSLEQSSSQYNLPGAIRVVGALDLRALQQALDGLVERHEILRTVYCEDAQVVRPAASVALESVALCGHALSDPQVQAHIDAEASKPFRLDHDLMLRCRVLQLGVEEHIVLLTMHHIASDGWSLATLIRDLVALYTAALEETSAELAPLPIQYADYAQWQRATLGPEALADGLAVWRDRLDGMPEVHALPLDRPWPARQGYAASVVHRQLSTGTCARIRRLAEFHDASTFMLLQSVFALLLGRWSASDDVAVVTPTAGRAHADVEGLIGNFLNNLIIRSKLDPSQSFRDMLSQSRDVILEAFSHQHVPYEVLVDALCTDRDLRYLPLCQVKFVLQNYVTEQLSLPGAQVELIHDEYRHVRFDLDLTATETAHGMSLAWMYKRDLFDHATIERLASAFERLLDGVLGAPDAPVGSHALVEEFEGQALLERGCGPRVGRGRDSTV